A section of the Streptomyces sp. SLBN-118 genome encodes:
- a CDS encoding aspartate-semialdehyde dehydrogenase, with the protein MRVGIVGATGQVGGVMRKILAERKFPVDELRLFASARSAGTSLTWQDQEITIEDASTADYSGLDIVLFSAGGATSRVLAEKVAAQGAVVIDNSSAWRRDPEVPLVVSEVNPHAIKNRPKGIIANPNCTTMAAMPVLRPLHAEAGLTAMVATTYQAVSGSGLAGVAELRTQACAVSETADQLTFDGEAVEFPEPAVYKRPIAFNVLPLAGNIVDDGSFETDEEQKLRNESRKILEIPELKVSGTCVRVPVFSGHSLQVNARFARPVSVERAYELLREAPGVELSEIPTPLQAAGKDASYVGRIRVDETVENGLALFLSNDNLRKGAALNAVQIAELVADELRG; encoded by the coding sequence GAGCCACCGGACAGGTCGGCGGAGTCATGCGCAAGATCCTCGCCGAGCGGAAGTTCCCGGTCGACGAGCTGCGACTCTTCGCCTCCGCACGGTCCGCGGGCACCTCCCTCACGTGGCAGGACCAGGAGATCACCATCGAGGACGCGTCCACCGCCGACTACTCCGGCCTGGACATCGTGCTCTTCTCCGCCGGTGGAGCGACCTCCAGGGTGCTCGCCGAGAAGGTCGCCGCGCAGGGCGCCGTCGTGATCGACAACTCCTCGGCCTGGCGCCGCGACCCCGAGGTGCCGCTGGTCGTCTCCGAGGTCAACCCGCACGCGATCAAGAACCGGCCCAAGGGCATCATCGCCAACCCGAACTGCACGACGATGGCCGCGATGCCGGTGCTGCGCCCGCTGCACGCGGAGGCCGGCCTCACCGCGATGGTCGCCACCACCTACCAGGCGGTGTCCGGCTCGGGGCTCGCCGGTGTGGCCGAGCTGCGCACCCAGGCCTGCGCTGTGTCCGAGACCGCCGACCAGCTCACCTTCGACGGCGAGGCCGTCGAGTTCCCCGAGCCCGCCGTCTACAAGCGCCCCATCGCTTTCAACGTCCTGCCGCTGGCGGGGAACATCGTCGACGACGGTTCCTTCGAGACGGACGAGGAGCAGAAGCTCCGCAACGAGTCCCGCAAGATCCTGGAGATCCCGGAGCTCAAGGTCTCCGGCACATGCGTCCGGGTGCCGGTGTTCTCCGGTCACTCGCTGCAGGTCAACGCGCGCTTCGCGCGTCCTGTCTCGGTGGAGCGGGCGTACGAACTGCTGAGGGAGGCGCCCGGGGTCGAGCTCTCGGAGATCCCGACGCCGCTGCAGGCGGCGGGCAAGGACGCGTCGTACGTGGGCCGTATCAGGGTGGACGAGACGGTCGAGAACGGGCTGGCGCTGTTCCTGTCGAACGACAACCTGCGCAAGGGGGCGGCGCTGAACGCGGTCCAGATCGCGGAACTGGTCGCGGACGAGCTCCGCGGGTAG
- a CDS encoding DUF1203 domain-containing protein, with the protein MTETLFTARPIEAAALKQLRDTDDAGRACAPYTDTESGAPLRCCLRPSAIGESIALVSYAPLRRWAAQTWAKPGAYDEQGPVFIHAEECEGPAEGGPAEGDGYPFARPGALRTLRRYDAEGRIAGGRLLDIPEAATEAFDGALREAFADPEVVLVHVRAVEYGCFLFEVRRG; encoded by the coding sequence ATGACCGAGACACTCTTCACGGCGCGGCCCATCGAGGCCGCCGCCCTCAAACAGCTTCGCGACACCGATGACGCGGGGCGCGCGTGCGCCCCGTACACCGACACCGAGTCAGGGGCCCCGCTGCGCTGCTGTCTGCGCCCGAGCGCGATCGGCGAAAGCATCGCCCTCGTGTCGTACGCACCGCTGCGTCGCTGGGCCGCTCAGACATGGGCGAAGCCCGGCGCGTACGACGAGCAGGGCCCCGTCTTCATCCACGCCGAGGAGTGCGAGGGCCCGGCGGAGGGGGGCCCGGCCGAGGGGGACGGCTACCCCTTCGCGCGGCCGGGCGCACTGCGGACTCTGCGGCGCTATGACGCGGAGGGCCGCATAGCGGGAGGCCGCCTGCTGGACATCCCGGAGGCGGCGACGGAGGCGTTCGACGGGGCGCTGCGGGAGGCGTTCGCGGACCCCGAGGTGGTGCTGGTCCACGTCAGGGCGGTGGAGTACGGCTGCTTCCTCTTCGAGGTGCGGCGGGGGTAG
- the pepN gene encoding aminopeptidase N → MPGTNLTREEAQQRASLLTVDSYEIDLDLSGAQEGGTYRSVTTVRFDSAEQGAQTFIDLVAPAVHEVVLNGEALDVAAVFRDSRIALASLHAGRNELKVVADCSYTNTGEGLHRFVDPVDQQAYLYTQFEVPDARRVFASFEQPDLKATFQFTVKAPEGWTVVSNSATPEPKDNVWHFEPTPRISSYVTALIVGPYHSVHSSYEKDGQSVPLGVYCRPSLAEFLDSDAIFEVTRQGFEWFQEKFDYDYPFAKYDQLFVPEFNAGAMENAGAVTIRDQYVFRSKVTDAAYELRAETILHELAHMWFGDLVTMEWWNDLWLNESFATYTSIACQAAHPESRWPQSWTTFANSMKTWAYRQDQLPSTHPIMADIRDLDDVLVNFDGITYAKGASVLKQLVAYVGQDEFFRGVQAYFKAHAFGNTRLTDLLGALEETSGRDLKTWSQKWLETAGINILRPELKISEEGYVTSFSVRQEAPALPAGAKGEPTLRPHRIAIGCYDLDESGKLVRTSRIELDVDGELTDVPFPRNTRRPSVILLNDDDLSYAKVRLDEESLRVVTDHLGDFTESLPRALCWASAWDMTRDAELATRDYLSLVLSGIGKESDIGVVQSLHRQVKLAIDLYAAPEWREAGLTQWTDATLAHLRAAQPGSDHQLAWARAFAATARTPQQLDLLQALLDGTETIEGLVVDTELRWAFVERLAAVGQLDEDEIAAEYERDKTAAGERHAMTARAARPSAEAKAEAWASVVDSDKLPNAQQEAVISGFVQTDQRELLAPYTEKYFAAVKDVWDSRTHEIAQQIAVGLYPALQVSRETLDATDAWLDSAEPNAALRRLISESRAGVERALKAQAADASAT, encoded by the coding sequence GTGCCTGGCACGAATCTGACCCGCGAAGAGGCGCAGCAGCGGGCGAGCCTGCTGACCGTCGACTCGTACGAGATCGATCTCGATCTGAGCGGCGCGCAGGAGGGCGGGACCTACCGGTCGGTGACCACGGTGCGCTTCGACTCCGCCGAGCAGGGCGCGCAGACCTTCATCGATCTGGTGGCTCCCGCCGTGCACGAGGTGGTGCTCAACGGCGAGGCACTGGACGTCGCCGCCGTCTTCCGGGATTCCCGGATCGCGCTGGCTTCCCTGCACGCGGGCCGAAACGAGCTGAAGGTCGTCGCCGACTGCTCGTACACCAACACCGGCGAGGGTCTGCACCGTTTTGTCGACCCGGTGGACCAGCAGGCCTACCTCTACACCCAGTTCGAGGTGCCGGACGCCCGCCGTGTCTTCGCCTCCTTCGAGCAGCCGGACCTGAAGGCGACGTTCCAGTTCACTGTGAAGGCCCCCGAGGGCTGGACGGTCGTCTCGAACTCGGCCACACCGGAGCCCAAGGACAACGTCTGGCACTTCGAGCCGACGCCCCGTATCTCCAGCTATGTCACGGCGCTGATCGTCGGCCCGTACCACTCGGTGCACAGCAGCTATGAGAAGGACGGGCAGTCCGTCCCGCTCGGTGTCTACTGCCGGCCCTCGCTCGCCGAGTTCCTGGACTCCGACGCGATCTTCGAGGTCACCCGCCAGGGCTTCGAGTGGTTCCAGGAGAAGTTCGACTACGACTACCCCTTCGCGAAGTACGACCAGCTCTTCGTGCCGGAGTTCAACGCGGGCGCGATGGAGAACGCGGGCGCGGTGACCATCCGCGACCAGTACGTCTTCCGTTCGAAGGTGACGGACGCGGCGTACGAGCTGCGCGCGGAGACGATCCTGCACGAGCTGGCGCACATGTGGTTCGGCGACCTGGTCACCATGGAGTGGTGGAACGACCTGTGGCTGAACGAGTCGTTCGCCACCTACACCTCGATCGCCTGCCAGGCCGCCCACCCGGAGTCGAGGTGGCCGCAGTCCTGGACCACCTTCGCGAACTCGATGAAGACGTGGGCTTACCGGCAGGACCAGCTGCCGTCCACTCACCCGATCATGGCCGATATCCGCGACCTCGACGACGTGCTCGTGAACTTCGACGGCATCACGTACGCCAAGGGCGCGTCGGTGCTGAAGCAGCTCGTGGCGTATGTCGGCCAGGACGAGTTCTTCCGCGGTGTGCAGGCCTATTTCAAGGCACACGCCTTCGGCAACACCCGGCTGACCGATCTGCTGGGCGCACTGGAGGAGACCTCCGGCCGTGATCTGAAGACCTGGTCGCAGAAGTGGCTGGAAACCGCGGGCATCAACATCCTCCGCCCGGAGCTCAAAATCTCCGAGGAGGGCTACGTCACCTCCTTCTCGGTGCGCCAGGAGGCCCCGGCGCTGCCCGCCGGCGCCAAGGGCGAGCCGACCCTTCGCCCGCACCGGATCGCGATCGGCTGCTACGACCTCGACGAGAGCGGCAAGCTGGTCCGCACGAGCCGGATCGAGCTGGACGTGGACGGCGAACTCACGGATGTGCCGTTCCCGCGGAACACCCGCCGTCCCTCGGTGATCCTGCTCAACGACGACGATCTGTCGTACGCGAAGGTCCGCCTCGACGAGGAGTCGCTGCGGGTCGTCACCGATCACCTCGGCGACTTCACCGAGTCGCTGCCGCGCGCCCTGTGCTGGGCATCGGCCTGGGACATGACCCGAGACGCCGAACTCGCCACGCGGGACTATCTGTCCCTGGTCCTCTCCGGTATCGGCAAGGAGTCGGACATCGGCGTCGTGCAGTCGCTGCACCGCCAGGTGAAGCTGGCGATCGACCTGTACGCGGCGCCCGAGTGGCGCGAGGCGGGGCTCACACAGTGGACGGACGCGACGCTGGCGCATCTGCGGGCGGCACAGCCGGGCAGCGACCACCAGCTGGCGTGGGCGCGCGCCTTCGCGGCGACCGCGCGCACGCCGCAGCAACTCGACCTGCTGCAGGCGCTGCTGGACGGTACGGAGACCATCGAGGGCCTGGTGGTGGACACCGAGCTGCGATGGGCCTTCGTGGAGCGTCTCGCGGCGGTCGGGCAGCTCGACGAGGACGAGATCGCGGCGGAGTACGAGCGGGACAAGACCGCCGCGGGCGAGCGCCACGCGATGACGGCGCGCGCGGCCCGGCCGTCCGCCGAGGCGAAGGCCGAGGCCTGGGCGTCGGTCGTGGACTCCGACAAGCTGCCGAACGCCCAGCAGGAGGCGGTCATTTCGGGCTTCGTCCAGACCGATCAGCGTGAGCTGCTGGCCCCGTACACCGAGAAGTACTTCGCGGCGGTCAAGGACGTGTGGGACTCGCGCACCCATGAGATCGCGCAGCAGATCGCGGTCGGTCTCTACCCCGCGCTCCAGGTCTCGCGGGAGACGCTGGACGCGACGGACGCATGGCTGGATTCGGCCGAGCCGAACGCGGCTCTGCGGCGGCTGATCTCCGAATCGCGCGCGGGAGTCGAGCGCGCGCTGAAGGCACAGGCGGCCGACGCCTCCGCCACGTAA
- a CDS encoding sensor histidine kinase KdpD produces the protein MVRQETSTGSPRNAAAFGWLLPVVAFAVAVAVAAALVSAPARAAVVWIGVAALVLVAVACAEVARRGRRIEELSARLAEREAALSRQQAETARLAGELLPQVVERLRTGEFPEDVLDSLDAPAEHRAVLSSVLDAVVAEEDLRESAQRAFVNIARRVQAIVHQQAQELREMEDRHGRSPEVFGDLLRIDHGTALIGRLADSIAVLGGARPGRQWSKAVPLYSVMRGAMSRIIDYQRVELHSVSEVAVVGTAVEPLIHALAELLDNATRYSPPQAKVHLTAVEVQSGIAIEIEDGGVSMSEEARKRAERMLRQAQQGIDVNDLGETPRLGLAVVGRLSQVYGFQVSLRSSAYGGVRAVLVVPQALITTASSATGLAHGIGASSGPRATGTITEQRPSRQVTGPMTDEEVPIVTERTPTGLPQRRRKAPVTEPATIVAAAASEPEAAPEVQPGMWLSAFQSGLAGETTQTSKGNTQP, from the coding sequence ATGGTTCGACAGGAAACGTCGACCGGAAGTCCGCGGAACGCGGCCGCTTTCGGGTGGCTCCTGCCCGTCGTCGCGTTCGCCGTGGCCGTCGCGGTGGCCGCTGCCCTGGTCTCCGCCCCGGCGCGTGCCGCGGTGGTCTGGATCGGTGTCGCGGCATTGGTGCTGGTCGCCGTGGCCTGCGCGGAAGTGGCGCGGCGCGGCCGGCGGATCGAAGAGCTGAGCGCCCGGCTCGCCGAGCGGGAGGCGGCACTGTCACGACAGCAGGCCGAGACCGCGCGGCTGGCCGGCGAGCTGCTGCCGCAGGTCGTGGAGCGGCTGCGCACAGGCGAGTTCCCCGAGGACGTCCTCGACTCGCTCGACGCCCCGGCCGAGCACCGGGCGGTGCTCAGTTCGGTGCTCGACGCGGTCGTCGCCGAGGAGGATCTGCGCGAGTCCGCGCAGCGCGCGTTCGTCAACATCGCCCGCCGGGTGCAGGCCATCGTCCACCAACAGGCCCAGGAACTGCGGGAGATGGAGGACCGGCACGGCAGGTCGCCCGAGGTCTTCGGCGATCTGCTGCGGATCGACCACGGCACCGCGCTGATCGGCCGGCTGGCCGACTCCATCGCCGTGCTCGGCGGTGCGAGGCCCGGCCGCCAGTGGAGCAAGGCCGTACCGCTCTACAGCGTGATGCGCGGCGCCATGTCGCGGATCATCGACTACCAGCGAGTCGAGCTCCACTCGGTCTCTGAGGTCGCGGTCGTCGGCACCGCCGTCGAGCCGCTGATCCACGCGCTCGCCGAGCTCCTCGACAACGCGACCCGCTACTCGCCGCCGCAGGCCAAGGTCCACCTGACCGCCGTCGAGGTGCAGTCGGGCATCGCCATCGAGATCGAGGACGGCGGTGTGAGCATGAGCGAGGAGGCCCGCAAGCGGGCCGAGCGTATGCTCCGCCAGGCCCAGCAGGGCATCGATGTCAACGACCTGGGCGAGACGCCCCGCCTCGGCCTCGCCGTGGTCGGCAGGCTGTCGCAGGTGTACGGCTTCCAGGTCTCGCTGCGCTCGTCGGCGTACGGCGGTGTGCGCGCCGTGCTCGTCGTCCCGCAGGCACTGATCACCACCGCGTCGTCGGCGACCGGTCTCGCGCACGGCATCGGGGCGTCCTCGGGCCCCCGCGCCACCGGGACGATCACCGAACAGCGGCCGTCCCGGCAGGTGACCGGCCCGATGACGGACGAAGAGGTCCCGATCGTGACCGAACGGACCCCGACCGGCCTGCCGCAGCGGCGCCGCAAGGCCCCCGTCACCGAACCGGCCACGATCGTCGCGGCCGCCGCATCCGAGCCGGAGGCCGCCCCCGAGGTGCAGCCCGGCATGTGGCTGAGCGCCTTCCAGAGCGGCCTCGCCGGTGAGACCACCCAGACGAGCAAGGGAAACACGCAGCCATGA
- a CDS encoding roadblock/LC7 domain-containing protein, protein MIQQHSTRTNMDWMLKDLAEGVPQTRNVVVLSADGLRMAQYGADTDTADRLAAACAGLQSLAGAVASELPHSDGRMHLVVIEMNGGFFYLMAAGSGAFLAVLADEGVDAGLMGQRMRDLVLRIGEHMSTPPRHEGHTA, encoded by the coding sequence ATGATTCAGCAGCATTCCACCCGGACCAACATGGACTGGATGCTCAAGGACCTGGCAGAGGGCGTACCCCAGACCCGAAACGTGGTCGTCCTGTCCGCCGACGGGCTGCGCATGGCCCAGTACGGTGCGGACACCGACACCGCGGACCGGCTGGCCGCCGCCTGCGCCGGGCTGCAGAGCCTCGCGGGCGCAGTCGCCTCCGAACTGCCGCACAGCGACGGCCGGATGCACCTCGTCGTCATCGAGATGAACGGCGGCTTCTTCTATCTGATGGCGGCGGGCTCGGGGGCGTTCCTGGCCGTGCTGGCCGACGAAGGAGTCGACGCCGGGCTGATGGGACAGCGGATGCGGGACCTCGTGCTGCGGATCGGGGAGCACATGAGCACGCCGCCGCGGCACGAGGGGCACACCGCGTGA
- a CDS encoding DUF742 domain-containing protein: MSNPGGDWEELSPERLYVITGGRSGSSAPTALDLVTLIVAKSAPRPGTPPEQAAIIRLCHAPLSVAEISAYLSLPVSVVTVLLSDLLAEDRVLARAPVKPAQLPDRALIEAVIDGLQKL; this comes from the coding sequence GTGAGCAACCCGGGCGGGGACTGGGAGGAGCTCAGTCCCGAGCGGCTCTACGTCATCACGGGCGGCCGCAGCGGCTCCTCCGCGCCCACCGCCCTCGACCTGGTCACGCTGATCGTGGCCAAGTCGGCGCCCCGCCCCGGTACGCCGCCCGAGCAGGCCGCGATCATCCGGCTCTGCCACGCTCCGCTCTCGGTGGCCGAGATCTCCGCCTATCTGAGCCTTCCGGTGAGCGTCGTCACCGTACTGCTCAGCGATCTGCTGGCCGAGGACCGGGTACTGGCCCGCGCACCCGTCAAGCCCGCCCAACTCCCCGACCGCGCTTTGATTGAGGCAGTGATCGATGGACTTCAGAAGCTCTGA
- a CDS encoding ATP/GTP-binding protein: MDFRSSEQAVGPRSEDVLPETATAAVKVVIVGGFGVGKTTLVGAVSEIRPLTTEETMTQAGVGVDDTSGVERKTSTTVAMDFGRISINEELVLYLFGTPGQERFWFLWRGLFEGALGAVVLVDTRRLEVSFDVIGRLEERGVPFVVAVNSFPDAPGYPLDEVRGALDLPDSVPIVACDARMRASSRDVLMTLMRYLQSLAVATEAS, from the coding sequence ATGGACTTCAGAAGCTCTGAGCAGGCCGTCGGGCCGCGCAGCGAGGATGTGCTGCCGGAGACGGCCACGGCCGCCGTCAAGGTGGTCATCGTGGGCGGCTTCGGAGTCGGCAAGACGACCCTGGTCGGCGCGGTGAGCGAGATCCGGCCGCTGACCACCGAGGAGACGATGACGCAGGCCGGGGTCGGCGTCGACGACACGTCCGGCGTGGAGCGCAAGACCTCGACGACGGTCGCCATGGACTTCGGCCGCATCAGCATCAACGAGGAGCTGGTGCTGTACCTCTTCGGCACGCCCGGCCAGGAACGCTTCTGGTTCCTGTGGCGCGGACTGTTCGAGGGGGCCCTGGGCGCGGTGGTCCTGGTCGACACCCGACGCCTGGAGGTCAGCTTCGACGTCATCGGCCGCCTGGAGGAGCGAGGGGTGCCGTTCGTGGTGGCCGTCAACTCCTTCCCGGACGCGCCGGGTTACCCGCTCGACGAGGTGCGCGGCGCGCTCGATCTGCCGGATTCGGTGCCGATCGTCGCGTGCGACGCGCGTATGCGTGCGTCGAGCCGCGACGTGCTGATGACGCTGATGCGGTACCTGCAGTCGCTCGCGGTCGCCACGGAGGCTTCGTGA
- the malQ gene encoding 4-alpha-glucanotransferase yields MGLARLAALHGVATAYAPSEGLSVPVPDATVVAVLAALGVDASTPSAVRDALARAESAAAERLLPPTLVLWPEGDGPAPLTALPADTVLRVETEDGAELAPQPVAEPGQSWGELPYGVHQLYARAPDGRSARSTLVVAPGRAPQPEGRSYGFLVQLYSLLSARSWGMGDLGDLAELATWSGRSLGAGFVQVNPLHAAVPGAPTDPSPYRPSSRRFPDPVHLRIEDIPEYAYVGARDRQRLDELCEKAAGLRESVLRKGALIDRDAVWALKREALEIVHRVPLGPGRRADYCAFLAGQGQALEDHATWCALAEVHGPEWHSWPAALRDPHSPQTVRARYELMDRVDFHSRLAWLTDRQLAAAGRAAREAGMGVGIVHDLAVGVHPGGADAWAQRDAFAAGMSVGAPPDAFNAHGQDWGLPPWRPDVLAGSGYAPYRGLLRGLFRNAGALRIDHVMGLFRLWWVPEGSPPTDGTYVRYDAEAMLALLVLEAHRAGAAVIGEDLGTVEPGVREALARRGVLGTSVLWFERDWAGTGRPLPPERWREDCVATATTHDLPSTAARLTGEHVALRHRLGLLAGPLDRERTDDAADVAEWLDLLGGLGLLPEGSGDEEGQIRAAYRFLLRTPARMVGVWLPDAVGDRRPQNLPGTWDQYPNWRLPVADADGRPVGLEELAASPRLRALMEVFGPDRAARPEPRPEPCPDPGPGPGPRTAPPDARP; encoded by the coding sequence ATGGGCCTTGCCCGGCTCGCCGCACTGCACGGAGTCGCCACCGCCTACGCGCCGTCCGAGGGCCTGAGCGTCCCCGTCCCCGACGCCACGGTCGTCGCGGTCCTCGCCGCCCTCGGCGTCGACGCCTCGACCCCCTCGGCGGTACGGGACGCGCTGGCCCGCGCCGAATCCGCCGCCGCGGAGCGGCTGCTGCCACCGACACTCGTGCTGTGGCCCGAGGGCGATGGCCCGGCGCCCCTGACCGCGCTCCCCGCGGACACGGTCCTGCGGGTCGAGACGGAGGACGGAGCCGAGCTCGCCCCGCAGCCGGTGGCGGAGCCGGGACAGAGTTGGGGGGAACTCCCCTACGGCGTCCACCAGTTGTACGCCCGGGCCCCCGACGGGCGCAGCGCCCGCTCCACCCTGGTCGTCGCGCCCGGCAGAGCACCGCAGCCCGAAGGCCGTTCCTACGGCTTTCTCGTACAGCTCTACTCCCTGCTCTCCGCCCGCTCCTGGGGCATGGGCGACCTCGGGGACCTGGCCGAGCTCGCGACCTGGTCCGGACGGTCGCTCGGAGCCGGTTTCGTGCAGGTCAATCCGCTGCACGCGGCCGTCCCCGGCGCGCCCACCGACCCCTCTCCCTACCGGCCCTCCTCGCGGCGCTTCCCCGACCCCGTCCATCTGCGGATCGAGGACATCCCCGAGTACGCGTACGTCGGCGCCCGCGACCGGCAGCGGCTGGACGAGCTGTGCGAGAAGGCGGCCGGGCTGCGCGAATCGGTGCTGCGGAAGGGCGCGTTGATCGACCGCGACGCCGTCTGGGCTCTCAAGCGCGAGGCCCTGGAGATCGTGCACCGCGTCCCGCTCGGGCCAGGCCGCCGCGCCGACTACTGCGCCTTCCTGGCCGGGCAGGGCCAGGCCCTGGAGGACCACGCCACCTGGTGCGCCCTCGCGGAGGTGCACGGCCCCGAGTGGCACAGCTGGCCCGCCGCCCTGCGGGACCCGCACTCGCCACAGACGGTCCGGGCGCGGTACGAACTGATGGACCGGGTCGACTTCCACAGCAGGCTCGCCTGGCTGACCGACCGGCAGCTGGCCGCCGCAGGGCGGGCCGCGCGCGAGGCGGGCATGGGCGTCGGCATCGTCCATGACCTGGCCGTCGGTGTGCATCCCGGCGGTGCGGACGCCTGGGCGCAGCGGGACGCCTTCGCGGCCGGCATGTCGGTCGGCGCGCCCCCGGACGCGTTCAACGCCCACGGCCAGGACTGGGGCCTGCCCCCGTGGCGGCCCGACGTCCTGGCCGGGTCCGGTTACGCCCCGTACCGCGGACTGCTGCGCGGCCTCTTCCGTAACGCGGGAGCGCTGCGCATCGACCATGTGATGGGCCTGTTCCGCCTCTGGTGGGTCCCGGAGGGGAGCCCGCCCACCGACGGTACATATGTCCGCTACGACGCCGAGGCCATGCTCGCGCTTCTCGTCCTGGAAGCCCACCGCGCGGGTGCCGCCGTCATCGGGGAGGACCTCGGCACGGTCGAGCCGGGTGTGCGCGAGGCCCTGGCGCGCCGGGGGGTGCTGGGCACCTCGGTGCTCTGGTTCGAGCGCGACTGGGCGGGTACGGGGCGGCCGCTGCCGCCCGAGCGGTGGCGCGAGGACTGCGTGGCCACGGCGACCACCCACGATCTGCCGTCCACGGCCGCCCGGCTGACCGGCGAGCATGTGGCGCTGCGCCACCGCCTCGGCCTGCTCGCCGGCCCCCTGGACCGGGAGCGCACGGACGATGCGGCGGACGTCGCGGAATGGCTGGACCTGCTCGGCGGTCTCGGCCTGCTGCCGGAGGGCAGTGGCGACGAGGAGGGGCAGATCCGCGCGGCGTACCGCTTTCTGTTACGCACGCCAGCCCGCATGGTCGGCGTCTGGCTGCCGGACGCGGTGGGCGACCGCCGCCCGCAGAACCTGCCGGGCACCTGGGACCAGTACCCGAACTGGCGGCTGCCGGTCGCGGACGCCGACGGCCGGCCCGTCGGCCTGGAGGAGCTGGCGGCCTCGCCCCGGCTGCGGGCGCTGATGGAGGTCTTCGGCCCGGATCGCGCAGCTCGCCCGGAACCCCGCCCGGAACCTTGCCCCGACCCGGGCCCCGGCCCCGGACCTCGTACGGCACCCCCGGACGCGCGGCCGTGA